The following proteins are encoded in a genomic region of Micrococcaceae bacterium Sec5.8:
- a CDS encoding VTT domain-containing protein, with product MDFGNADSWGDAIYFWIIPVVMGDALFPPIPSEMVVITGGALSAIGRANPFLVVLLAAGASWFGDILVFQLFKRRLSHVLDRWRWGRAFHQAVHSALGKAGRSTTYGAIIGIRFIPGGRLATTAAAGIANVSTRGFSLCAALGGLLWASWSVGLGYATGAATGLPFWASSLIGVGVGVVIGAVVGVIVTRKRGNRSPVVDGPDEELDF from the coding sequence ATGGACTTCGGCAACGCTGACAGCTGGGGGGACGCGATCTATTTCTGGATCATCCCGGTTGTCATGGGCGATGCCCTCTTCCCGCCCATCCCGTCCGAGATGGTGGTCATCACCGGCGGTGCGCTGTCCGCCATTGGCCGGGCCAACCCGTTCCTGGTGGTGCTCCTCGCAGCCGGAGCGTCCTGGTTCGGGGACATCCTGGTGTTCCAGCTCTTCAAACGGCGCCTCAGCCATGTCCTGGACCGCTGGCGGTGGGGCCGGGCTTTCCATCAGGCCGTCCATTCGGCTCTTGGCAAGGCGGGCCGGTCCACCACGTACGGGGCCATCATCGGTATCCGCTTCATCCCGGGCGGACGGCTCGCCACGACTGCCGCCGCCGGGATCGCCAACGTCTCCACCCGCGGGTTCAGCCTCTGCGCGGCCCTGGGCGGCCTGCTCTGGGCCAGCTGGTCCGTTGGCCTCGGCTACGCGACCGGTGCGGCCACCGGGTTGCCGTTCTGGGCGAGCTCACTGATCGGAGTCGGCGTCGGCGTCGTGATCGGCGCCGTCGTGGGCGTCATTGTCACGCGCAAGCGCGGCAACCGCTCCCCCGTGGTCGACGGCCCCGACGAGGAGCTGGACTTCTGA
- a CDS encoding RluA family pseudouridine synthase, protein MQSPLPVRDGVNATRLRLPDEGPWDTALDYMMHRWGHIDPQGIEDRFDAGEIVGAAGIPLDRSTPLRHHTFIWYYRTLPPETRIPVELSILHQDENLLVVDKPHFLPTTPGGTYIQESALVRLRNQLGLPDLIPMHRLDRMTAGILLLSTNPETRGNYQVLFEKRQVQKEYECVAAAHPEPGHPAVDFPLVVRNRMTKSRSYLLAEVIDGEPNTETRIEQLRTFDGPAPEAPDGGAARRAVYRLEPHSGKTHQLRVHMASLGLGIVNDAFYPELLDKAPDDYSKPLQLLARGIRFVDPITGRPVEYRSGLELSEAG, encoded by the coding sequence ATGCAATCCCCTCTGCCCGTGCGCGACGGCGTCAACGCGACCCGCCTCCGCCTTCCGGACGAGGGTCCCTGGGACACCGCTCTGGACTACATGATGCACCGCTGGGGGCACATTGACCCGCAGGGCATCGAGGACCGCTTCGATGCCGGCGAGATCGTGGGCGCGGCCGGCATCCCGCTGGACCGCAGCACCCCGCTCCGGCACCACACGTTCATCTGGTACTACCGCACGCTGCCGCCGGAGACCCGCATCCCGGTGGAACTGAGCATCCTGCACCAGGACGAGAACCTTCTGGTGGTGGACAAGCCGCATTTCCTGCCCACCACCCCCGGCGGCACCTACATCCAGGAGTCCGCGCTGGTCCGGCTCCGGAACCAGCTGGGGCTGCCGGACCTCATCCCCATGCACCGGCTGGACCGTATGACGGCCGGAATCCTGCTGTTGTCCACCAATCCCGAGACCCGGGGAAACTACCAGGTGCTTTTCGAGAAGCGCCAGGTCCAAAAGGAATACGAGTGCGTGGCCGCGGCCCACCCCGAGCCCGGACACCCCGCCGTCGACTTCCCCCTGGTGGTCCGGAACCGGATGACCAAGTCCCGCAGCTACCTGCTCGCTGAGGTGATCGACGGCGAGCCCAACACTGAGACGAGGATTGAGCAGCTGCGGACCTTCGACGGACCCGCCCCGGAAGCACCCGACGGCGGCGCCGCCCGCCGTGCGGTGTACCGGTTGGAGCCGCACTCAGGCAAAACCCACCAGCTCCGGGTGCACATGGCCTCGCTGGGGCTGGGAATCGTCAATGACGCCTTCTACCCGGAGCTGCTGGACAAGGCTCCGGATGATTACTCGAAGCCGCTGCAGCTCCTGGCCCGCGGGATCCGGTTCGTGGACCCCATCACCGGGAGGCCGGTGGAGTACCGCAGCGGACTGGAACTGAGCGAGGCCGGCTGA
- a CDS encoding PLP-dependent aminotransferase family protein, giving the protein MPGSLSPRSLDRLLGRWNRGTGPAYRELADVIRLLVLDGRVPLDVALPSERALAETLGTSRTTVTAAYTLLREQGFLSSGQGSRGRTCIPQVTPPGGGNGGGAHLSGAPGLAVPDGILDLAYASLPASGEVVHRAFASALTELPALLPGFGYDALGVRPLRDAIARHYAAAGVPTTAQQILVTSGAQHALNIVLRTLAGRADKVLVEHPSYPNALDAIRAAGCRLVPVAMPAASGGTRSDPSSGGRPGWDVAAIETALLQQRPAMAYVVPDFHNPTGRLMSDPQRRRLVRAAATAGTILVADETLRALNLDGAESTPLAAFSPAVVSIGSLSKSHWAGLRTGWIRSEEPLIQRFAAARTTMDLGGPVVEQLAAAHLVNALSEPLPARLATLRENRDALLDLIAERLPGWQSERPDGGLSVWCRLPAPISTALAVAAPDFGIRLAAGPRFGTGGAFEHFLRVPFTLPPNQLHTAVEALRAAQDRVEASPQLRSSTGPTPATAIA; this is encoded by the coding sequence ATGCCAGGATCGCTCAGTCCCCGTTCGCTGGACCGGCTGCTCGGCCGGTGGAACCGCGGCACGGGCCCCGCCTACCGGGAACTCGCCGACGTCATCCGCTTGCTGGTCCTCGATGGCCGCGTGCCGCTGGACGTCGCGCTGCCCAGCGAACGGGCCCTGGCCGAAACACTCGGCACCAGCCGGACAACCGTCACCGCCGCCTACACCCTGCTGCGCGAGCAGGGTTTCCTCAGCAGCGGGCAGGGCAGCCGCGGCCGGACATGCATCCCGCAGGTCACTCCTCCGGGTGGTGGCAACGGCGGCGGGGCACACCTTAGCGGCGCCCCGGGTCTGGCCGTTCCCGACGGGATACTCGACCTCGCCTACGCCTCGTTGCCCGCCAGCGGCGAGGTGGTCCACCGGGCCTTCGCCTCCGCCCTGACCGAGCTTCCGGCGCTCCTGCCCGGCTTTGGTTACGACGCACTCGGGGTCCGTCCGCTCAGGGACGCCATCGCACGGCATTATGCGGCGGCCGGTGTACCCACCACCGCGCAGCAGATCCTCGTCACCTCCGGTGCGCAGCACGCCCTGAACATCGTGTTGCGTACACTGGCCGGACGGGCTGACAAGGTCCTGGTGGAGCATCCCAGCTACCCCAATGCGCTTGACGCCATCCGGGCCGCGGGCTGCCGGCTAGTCCCGGTGGCCATGCCGGCCGCGAGCGGCGGGACCCGGTCCGATCCGTCTTCGGGCGGCCGCCCGGGCTGGGACGTGGCGGCGATCGAAACCGCACTCTTGCAACAGCGGCCGGCGATGGCCTACGTGGTCCCCGACTTTCACAACCCCACCGGGCGGCTGATGTCCGATCCCCAGCGCCGCCGGCTGGTGCGCGCCGCGGCCACAGCCGGCACCATCCTGGTAGCGGATGAAACCCTCCGGGCGTTGAACCTTGACGGCGCCGAGTCCACACCGCTGGCCGCCTTCAGCCCCGCCGTCGTTTCCATCGGCTCGCTCAGCAAGTCGCACTGGGCCGGCTTGCGGACCGGATGGATCCGGTCCGAGGAGCCCCTGATCCAGCGCTTCGCCGCAGCGCGCACCACCATGGACCTTGGTGGCCCGGTGGTGGAACAGCTCGCCGCGGCCCACCTGGTTAACGCTTTGTCCGAGCCGCTCCCGGCCCGGCTGGCCACCCTGCGGGAGAACCGGGACGCGCTGCTGGACCTGATCGCGGAACGCTTGCCGGGCTGGCAGAGTGAACGGCCCGACGGTGGGCTGTCCGTGTGGTGCCGGCTGCCGGCCCCCATCAGCACTGCCCTGGCGGTGGCGGCCCCGGACTTTGGCATCCGGCTGGCGGCCGGCCCCAGGTTCGGCACCGGCGGCGCCTTCGAGCACTTTCTCCGGGTGCCCTTCACGTTGCCCCCGAACCAGCTTCACACCGCGGTGGAGGCGCTGCGGGCAGCCCAGGACCGGGTGGAGGCTTCCCCGCAACTGCGCAGCAGCACAGGACCTACGCCGGCGACAGCCATCGCCTGA
- a CDS encoding DNA-formamidopyrimidine glycosylase family protein translates to MPEGDSVFRAAAQLHAALAGQQLTSSDFRVPRFATLKLGGWTVTEVIPRGKHLLMRLEGPARPGSGGPAEPQRLTIHSHLKMEGTWQVYPPGGRWRKPGFTARCVLRTAAADAVGFSLGILEVVRSSEEDSVVGHLGPDLLGPDWDLVEAERRIRAAPEVPIGVALLDQRNLAGIGNIYRCEACFLSGVHPATPVSDVPDVAAMIIDAKVLLEANLGPGRRTTVLNQRGAIVGRSSGLPGYWVYRREHQPCLKCRTPVRRGVLAKATGTEERDIYYCPTCQPSPGTGPAH, encoded by the coding sequence GTGCCTGAGGGTGATTCGGTCTTCCGCGCAGCCGCCCAGCTTCACGCGGCACTGGCCGGCCAGCAGCTGACCTCCTCCGACTTCCGGGTGCCCCGGTTCGCCACCCTGAAACTGGGCGGCTGGACAGTGACAGAGGTGATCCCGCGCGGGAAGCACCTGCTCATGCGGCTGGAAGGCCCGGCACGGCCGGGGTCCGGCGGACCGGCGGAGCCGCAACGTCTGACGATTCATTCCCACCTCAAGATGGAGGGCACCTGGCAGGTGTACCCGCCGGGTGGCCGCTGGCGAAAACCCGGATTCACCGCCCGCTGCGTGCTGCGCACCGCCGCGGCGGACGCCGTCGGCTTCTCACTCGGCATCCTTGAGGTGGTCCGCAGTTCAGAGGAGGACTCTGTTGTGGGCCACCTTGGACCGGACCTGCTGGGTCCGGATTGGGACCTGGTCGAGGCGGAGCGGCGGATCCGCGCCGCGCCGGAAGTGCCGATCGGCGTCGCGCTGCTGGACCAGCGGAATCTGGCAGGGATCGGCAATATCTACCGCTGCGAGGCCTGCTTCCTTTCCGGCGTGCACCCGGCCACCCCGGTCTCGGACGTGCCGGACGTCGCCGCCATGATCATCGACGCCAAAGTGCTGCTGGAAGCCAACCTGGGCCCCGGCCGCCGGACCACCGTCCTGAACCAGCGCGGCGCCATCGTGGGCCGCAGCTCCGGATTGCCCGGCTACTGGGTTTACCGGCGCGAACACCAGCCCTGCCTGAAGTGTCGGACACCGGTACGGCGCGGCGTCCTGGCCAAGGCCACCGGCACCGAAGAACGCGACATCTACTACTGCCCCACGTGCCAGCCGTCCCCGGGCACCGGCCCGGCACACTAA